From the genome of Triticum aestivum cultivar Chinese Spring chromosome 3B, IWGSC CS RefSeq v2.1, whole genome shotgun sequence, one region includes:
- the LOC123069532 gene encoding uncharacterized protein isoform X2 encodes MSSSFSSSSRAASSSQRRFAPAGQTRSPVRYRVGPLDYEPATPCWCKNRPKAAMWISWSYENPGRRYKTCARSQLVIDLRDKVRQLERINSELRAEATSVQQRQAAQKAVQPAPEDNVAVNPGIRYAKALALIVLLAAVSIYVGK; translated from the exons atgtcttcctccttctcttcaaGCTCAAGGGCGGCATCTTCATCCCAGAGGCGCTTCGCTCCAGCTGGCCAAACCAGGTCGCCGGTGCGTTACAGGGTGGGTCCGCTGGACTACGAGCCTGCGACACCATGTTGGTGCAAGAACAGGCCCAAGGCGGCCATGTGGATCTCGTGGAGCTATGAGAACCCAGGGAGAAGATACAAGACATGTGCCCGGTCACAG CTGGTCATTGATCTACGCGACAAGGTGCGTCAGCTAGAGAGGATCAACTCAGAGTTACGAGCTGAAGCAACTTCGGTGCAGCAACGGCAAGCTGCGCAAAAAGCTGTTCAACCAGCTCCAGAAGATAATGTAGCAGTCAACCCAGGGATCAGGTATGCGAAGGCGCTTGCACTGATCGTGCTGCTTGCAGCAGTGTCAATCTACGTAGGGAAATAA
- the LOC123069533 gene encoding uncharacterized protein isoform X1 produces the protein MPGSSVHAPPTGFCVDHATEIPGEILDAFREAVEHGLKQRQQEFIKMVETLVKVLEEIKTKADAKRQRDLEDTLGDFINRVKRQAPMAATFPNVSQTLHRPRASTDITQDLAETSREAARALMSVVLVNEETRGRPETSAMGGASTPMQGTDINSQAAVHANARGKDVAVQAGLDEPVEKTMIVDNKGKGPAVDLVYRRRT, from the exons ATGCCAGGTTCTAGTGTGCATGCTCCTCCTACTGGATTTTGTGTGGACCATGCGACAGAGATACCAGGAGAG ATTCTTGATGCGTTTAGGGAGGCAGTGGAGCATGGACTGAAGCAGCGTCAGCAGGAATTCATCAAAATGGTGGAGACACTAGTCAAAGTGCTTGAAGAAATCAAGACCAAGGCTGATGCTAAACGGCAGAGAGACCTGGAGGACACACTTGGCGATTTTATCAACCGAGTGAAGAGGCAAGCTCCGATGGCTGCCACATTTCCTAATGTGAGCCAAACCTTGCATCGGCCCAGGGCAAGTACAG ATATTACGCAAGATCTGGCTGAAACCTCAAGGGAAGCTGCTAGGGCTTTGATGTCAGTAGTTTTAGTTAATGAAGAGACGCGTGGCAGACCAG AGACGAGTGCGATGGGGGGTGCATCAACGCCTATGCAAGGAACTGACATCAACTCACAAGCAGCAGTGCATGCAAATGCACGTGGTAAAG ATGTTGCTGTGCAAGCTGGTCTTGATGAACCAGTGGAGAAGACTATGATCGTGGACAACAAAGGAAAGGGGCCGGCTGTTGACT TAGTCTACCGTAGGCGCACTTGA
- the LOC123069532 gene encoding uncharacterized protein isoform X1: MSSSFSSSSRAASSSQRRFAPAGQTRSPVRYRVGPLDYEPATPCWCKNRPKAAMWISWSYENPGRRYKTCARSQMGGCEMYEWFDDPIENLFLKQLVIDLRDKVRQLERINSELRAEATSVQQRQAAQKAVQPAPEDNVAVNPGIRYAKALALIVLLAAVSIYVGK; the protein is encoded by the exons atgtcttcctccttctcttcaaGCTCAAGGGCGGCATCTTCATCCCAGAGGCGCTTCGCTCCAGCTGGCCAAACCAGGTCGCCGGTGCGTTACAGGGTGGGTCCGCTGGACTACGAGCCTGCGACACCATGTTGGTGCAAGAACAGGCCCAAGGCGGCCATGTGGATCTCGTGGAGCTATGAGAACCCAGGGAGAAGATACAAGACATGTGCCCGGTCACAG ATGGGAGGATGTGAAATGTACGAGTGGTTCGACGATCCCATTGAGAATCTGTTCCTCAAGCAGCTGGTCATTGATCTACGCGACAAGGTGCGTCAGCTAGAGAGGATCAACTCAGAGTTACGAGCTGAAGCAACTTCGGTGCAGCAACGGCAAGCTGCGCAAAAAGCTGTTCAACCAGCTCCAGAAGATAATGTAGCAGTCAACCCAGGGATCAGGTATGCGAAGGCGCTTGCACTGATCGTGCTGCTTGCAGCAGTGTCAATCTACGTAGGGAAATAA
- the LOC123069533 gene encoding uncharacterized protein isoform X2, with protein MPGSSVHAPPTGFCVDHATEIPGEILDAFREAVEHGLKQRQQEFIKMVETLVKVLEEIKTKADAKRQRDLEDTLGDFINRVKRQAPMAATFPNVSQTLHRPRASTDITQDLAETSREAARALMSVVLVNEETRGRPETSAMGGASTPMQGTDINSQAAVHANARGKDVAVQAGLDEPVEKTMIVDNKGKGPAVDFYRRRT; from the exons ATGCCAGGTTCTAGTGTGCATGCTCCTCCTACTGGATTTTGTGTGGACCATGCGACAGAGATACCAGGAGAG ATTCTTGATGCGTTTAGGGAGGCAGTGGAGCATGGACTGAAGCAGCGTCAGCAGGAATTCATCAAAATGGTGGAGACACTAGTCAAAGTGCTTGAAGAAATCAAGACCAAGGCTGATGCTAAACGGCAGAGAGACCTGGAGGACACACTTGGCGATTTTATCAACCGAGTGAAGAGGCAAGCTCCGATGGCTGCCACATTTCCTAATGTGAGCCAAACCTTGCATCGGCCCAGGGCAAGTACAG ATATTACGCAAGATCTGGCTGAAACCTCAAGGGAAGCTGCTAGGGCTTTGATGTCAGTAGTTTTAGTTAATGAAGAGACGCGTGGCAGACCAG AGACGAGTGCGATGGGGGGTGCATCAACGCCTATGCAAGGAACTGACATCAACTCACAAGCAGCAGTGCATGCAAATGCACGTGGTAAAG ATGTTGCTGTGCAAGCTGGTCTTGATGAACCAGTGGAGAAGACTATGATCGTGGACAACAAAGGAAAGGGGCCGGCTGTTGACT TCTACCGTAGGCGCACTTGA
- the LOC123069534 gene encoding protein FAR1-RELATED SEQUENCE 5 isoform X1 — MELAIAAELPNTVHRWCKWHILKKAKESMGVLWSKDSKFKMEFHKLLHHMITKEEFEAGWQDMLENYNLRKHPFLTQIYEVRHKWAKPYFRGVFCAKMTSTQRSESANHLLKGYVPPGCPMHLFLKQFEKLQFDRESEESFQEKSKLLSGVSLRLNLPIERHASKVYTRAMFEKFGEELYKCGAHVLDEIVPRKIYKSTHLDAAAREKWSKVEFKIEVNDDKSFFSCECGTFEHSGLVCCHALQVMVLFRLSKIPEKHIMKRWTRDARDVLPAHLVRYQRDRGPPSSDTFRHHTMYMKALECVLLGDSNVKCYDVFMAMMKEVQAALVPLSSDKDGMGLAEREQQNQLLVQNEQEALELQGCATGSECDGESSCSVIAGQQNKRPRGRPTTSCDKAPYEEHLKRSRFCTICRGQGHKCTTCPERGDLPKAPRKLPKCSNCGVLGHRRNACGTKKSRPFEPNFL, encoded by the exons ATGGAGCTGGCTATTGCGGCAGAACTACCAAACACAGTACACCGTTGGTGTAAGTGGCACATTTTGAAGAAGGCGAAGGAGTCGATGGGTGTGCTCTGGAGCAAGGACAGTAAATTTAAGATGGAGTTCCACAAGCTTCTACATCACATGATCACAAAGGAAGAATTTGAAGCTGGTTGGCAGGACATGTTGGAAAATTACAACTTGAGGAAGCATCCATTCCTGACGCAGATATACGAGGTGCGGCATAAGTGGGCAAAGCCATATTTCAGAGGCGTGTTTTGTGCAAAGATGACTAGCACACAACGAAGCGAAAGTGCTAACCATCTGCTGAAGGGTTATGTTCCACCGGGGTGCCCTATGCACCTTTTCTTGAAACAATTCGAAAAGCTTCAGTTTGACAGGGAGTCAGAAGAGAGCTTCCAAGAGAAGAGTAAATTGCTA AGTGGTGTCTCACTTCGACTAAACCTGCCAATAGAGAGGCATGCTAGCAAGGTGTACACCCGAGCCATGTTCGAGAAATTTGGTGAAGAACTGTATAAATGTGGCGCACATGTGTTGGATGAGATTGTGCCGAGAAAGATTTATAAATCAACCCATTTAGATGCGGCGGCAAGAGAAAAATGGAGTAAGGTAGAGTTCAAGATTGAAGTGAATGATGACAAGAGTTTTTTTAGTTGCGAATGTGGCACATTTGAACACTCTGGCTTGGTGTGTTGCCATGCATTGCAG GTTATGGTGTTGTTCCGTTTATCGAAGATACCCGAGAAACATATAATGAAACGATGGACAAGAGATGCACGAGATGTTCTTCCAGCACATTTGGTACGGTACCAAAGAGACAGAGGCCCTCCTTCTAGTGACACATTCAGGCATCACACAATGTACATGAAGGCGCTTGAATGTGTGTTGCTTGGTGATAGTAATGTTAAGTgctatgatgttttcatggctatgATGAAGGAGGTGCAAGCCGCTCTCGTGCCGTTAAGCAGTGATAAGGATGGCATGGGACTAGCCGAAAGGGAACAACAAAATCAGTTGCTTGTTCAGAACGAGCAAGAGGCACTCGAGTTGCAAGGCTGTGCGACAGGGTCTGAGTGTGATGGTGAATCAAGTTGTTCAGTGATTGCAGGACAGCAGAACAAACGGCCGAGGGGTAGACCTACAACAAGCTGTGACAAAGCTCCGTATGAAGAACATTTGAAGAGATCGCGGTTCTGCACGATCTGCAGGGGTCAGGGCCACAAATGCACAACTTGCCCAGAGAGAGGCGATCTGCCCAAGGCGCCAAGGAAATTGCCAAAGTGTTCAAATTGTGGTGTGCTTGGACACAGGCGCAATGCTTGTGGCACCAAGAAATCTAGGCCGTTCGAGCCCAATTTTCTGTAA
- the LOC123069534 gene encoding protein FAR1-RELATED SEQUENCE 5 isoform X2 — translation MSTNGVELDGVCAPPAPWNNCAYPVESQDSMSVPTMAFGTGGDAQLVGDAARAEVCSEATSGWACRVRIGKAPEEREMNPNRKSTLELSLRAYADKKDGPVLCPSIGTSFDSIDEAYEFYNLYSWECGFGVRLAKSRLNVERKRCMQEIVCACAGKPIRENSRSSRCGCNAMIRLLRSNDKGWYIAEHKDAHNHPLSLTCGQKLHWKFHRHIDRYTKDLVKQLRDNNVGLGKVFSIVGSFFGSVDNVPFTKRSLKTLCRKLNKEQSDMDAMKMMEILSEMKANDPDFNYTVQVDKESRVKTLMWVTSKGLDQYRCFGDAITFDTTYRTNLYDMPFGLLLELTITFKA, via the exons ATGTCCACCAATGGCGTCGAGCTCGATGG GGTGTGTGCTCCGCCCGCGCCATGGAACAACTGCGCCTATCCAGTCGAGTCGCAGGATTCGATGAGCGTCCCAACCATGGCATTTGGCACCGGCGGCGATGCACAGCTAGTCGGGGATGCAGCTAGGGCCGAGGTGTGTTCTGAAGCAACCAGTGGCTGGGCATGCAG GGTGAGGATCGGGAAAGCCCCGGAGGAAAGGGAGATGAACCCAAATAGGAAATCAACTCTTGAATTGTCTCTGCGCGCTTATGCTGATAAGAAGGATGGCCCTGTTCTCTGTCCAAGTATTGGAACAAGCTTTGACTCTATTGACGAGGCTTATGAGTTCTACAATCTTTATTCATGGGAATGTGGTTTTGGAGTTAGGCTCGCGAAAAGTAGACTGAATGTCGAGAGGAAGAGATGCATGCAAGAGATCGTGTGTGCTTGTGCA GGCAAACCAATCAGGGAAAACAGCCGCTCGTCCAGGTGTGGCTGCAACGCCATGATAAGACTGTTGCGGTCAAATGACAAAGGGTGGTATATTGCAGAACACAAAGATGCCCATAATCACCCGCTGTCTTTGACGTGTGGGCAGAAGCTGCACTGGAAGTTTCATAGACATATAGATAGATACACCAAGGATCTAGTGAAACAGTTGAGAGACAATAATGTGGGGCTTGGAAAGGTGTTCAGTATCGTTGGTAGTTTTTTCGGTTCAGTAGATAATGTGCCATTTACGAAGAGGTCGTTGAAGACGCTCTGTCGGAAACTAAACAAAGAGCAGTCTGACATGGATGCAATGAAGATGATGGAGATTCTGTCTGAGATGAAGGCTAATGATCCTGATTTCAATTACACAGTGCAAGTGGATAAGGAGAGCCGTGTAAAAACACTgatgtgggtaacaagcaaaggtCTTGATCAGTACAGGTGCTTTGGAGATGCAATTACTTTTGATACAACGTACCGCACCAATCTATATGATATGCCTTTCGGTCTTTTGTTGGAGTTAACAATCACTTTCAAAGCATAA